Proteins encoded within one genomic window of Salvelinus sp. IW2-2015 unplaced genomic scaffold, ASM291031v2 Un_scaffold4164, whole genome shotgun sequence:
- the d2hgdh gene encoding D-2-hydroxyglutarate dehydrogenase, mitochondrial produces MAGLLHRRLRLRTALRWMSPLSTASPPAVVRTLPPGFSSSLLQTPRPGSCGVCCRELHAGEERPTPSPTAAPERRPFSRVTPEDLAFFSKIIPGRTITDPDILEACNVDWLKSVRGFSEVLLRPQTTEEVSQILGYCNSRNLAVSPQGGNTGLVGGSVPVYDEIILSTALMNNVINFDSVSGILSCQAGCVLESLSLYLEDRDYIMPLDLGAKGSCHIGGNVATNAGGLRLLRYGSLRGTVLGLEVVLADGRVLDCLATLRKDNTGYDLKQLFIGSEGTLGVITAVTILCPRKPKAVNVAFLGCESFEQLLQTFQRCRGMLGEILSAFEFLDRECMRLLNTHLKLANPITDCPFYIVIETSGSNPTHDEEKLHQFLEEAMTSSQVIDGTVATEEAKIKALWSLRERVTEALTHDGFTYKYDISLPVERIYQLVTDMREHLGDRAKSVVGYGHVGDGNLHLNITSPTKDPNLLASIEPFVYEWTARFQGSISAEHGLGLKKRNYIYYSKASLAVALMGNIKTMLDPKGILNPYKTLPDDLQ; encoded by the exons ATGGCTGGTCTCCTCCACAGAAGGTTGCGTCTGAGAACTGCTCTTAGGTGGATGAGTCCCCTCAGCACTGCCTCACCTCCAGCCGTAGTCAGAACTTTACCCCCAGGTTTCAGCAGCAGCCTGCTCCAGACACCCAGGCCTGGGTCTTGTGGCGTCTGCTGTCGGGAGCTCCATGCTGGGGAAGAGAGACCCACCCCGTCACCCACAGCTGCCCCAGAGAGGAGGCCTTTCTCCAGGGTAACTCCAGAGGACCTGGCCTTCTTCAGCAAGATAATACCAGGCAGGACCATCACTGACCCAGATATACTGGAGGCCTGTAATGTGGACTGGCTCAAGTCAGTGAGAg gTTTCAGTGAGGTTCTGCTGAGGCCCCAGACTACAGAGGAAGTTTCTCAGATCCTTGG GTACTGTAACAGTCGTAACCTGGCAGTGAGTCCTCAGGGTGGTAACACAGGGCTGGTTGGAGGCAGTGTTCCTGTCTATGATGAGATCATCCTCTCTACCGCTCTCATGAACAATGTCATCAACTTCGACTCTGTCTCCG GTATTCTGTCGTGCCAAGCAGGTTGTGTTTTGGAGAGCCTGTCTCTTTACCTAGAGGACAGGGACTACATCATGCCTCTGGACCTGGGGGCAAAGGGAAGCTGCCATATAGGAGGCAACGTAGCCACTAACGCTGGAGGACTGAGGCTGCTACGCTACGGATCCCTACGAGGGACAGTATTAGGACTAGAGGTG gtGCTAGCAGACGGGAGGGTCCTGGACTGCCTAGCCACCCTGAGGAAGGACAACACAGGATATGACCTCAAACAGCTGTTCATCGGGTCAGAGGGCACGCTGGGGGTCATCACCGCCGTAACCATCCTGTGTCCACGGAAACCTAAAGCCGTCAACGTGGCCTTCCTGG gctgTGAGAGTTTTGAGCAGCTGCTGCAGACCTTCCAGCGGTGTAGAGGCATGCTGGGAGAGATCCTCTCAGCCTTTGAGTTCCTGGACAGAGAGTGTATGAGACTACTGAACACACACCTGAAACTGGCTAACCCtatcacag ACTGTCCGTTCTACATCGTCATAGAAACGTCCGGCTCTAACCCCACCCACGATGAGGAGAAGTTGCACCAGTTTCTGGAGGAGGCCATGACATCATCCCAGGTTATCGACGGGACCGTAGCAACGGAGGAGgccaaaatcaag gctCTCTGGTCACTGCGTGAGCGGGTAACAGAGGCTTTAACTCATGATGGTTTCACATATAAATACGACATCTCACTTCCTGTGGAACGGATCTACCAGCTGGTCACAGATATGAGAGAACACCTGGGAGACAGGGCCAAGAGTGTGGTGGGATACGGACACGTTg GTGATGGTAACCTCCACCTGAACATCACCTCTCCTACCAAAGACCCCAACCTCCTGGCGTCCATCGAACCCTTTGTCTATGAGTGGACGGCCCGTTTCCAGGGCAGCATCAGCGCAGAGCACGGCCTGGGCCTGAAGAAGAGGAACTATATTTACTACAGTAAAGCCAGCCTGGCTGTCGCTCTGATGGGGAACATTAAGACCATGTTAGACCCCAAAGGCATTCTCAACCCTTATAAGACCCTGCCGGACGACCTGCAATGA
- the LOC112076965 gene encoding LOW QUALITY PROTEIN: activin receptor type-1-like (The sequence of the model RefSeq protein was modified relative to this genomic sequence to represent the inferred CDS: deleted 1 base in 1 codon) — translation MASCCVCVRQRLPELPQCEGSQCYSSVAVSSHGRSNKRLPAGIREDPFDLFHGLLPQPCPALLLQLHVQPQRHPQLTTALLATGAVGPTPVRQRGSGLPFLVQRTVARQISLMACVGKGRYGEVWRGQWQGENVAVKIFSSRDERSWFRETEIYNTVLLRHENILGFMASDMTSRNSSTQLWLITHYHDNGSLYDYLQRVPVETGEGLAMATSVACGLVHLHTEIFGTEGKPAIAHRDLKSKNILVTKELRCCIADLGLAVTHSQSDNQLDVGNNPKVGTKRYMAPEVLDESIQTDCFDAYKRVDIWAFGLVLWEIARRTYSNGIVEEYKPPFYDQVPNDPSFEDMRKVVCVEQQRPFIPNRWFSDPTLCALVKLMKECWYQNPSARLTALRIKKTLNKIHSSLEKGKKS, via the exons ATGgccagttgctgtgtgtgtgtgaggcagcgGCTGCCTGAACTCCCCCAGTGCGAGGGCTCTCAGTGCTACTCGTCGGTGGCGGTCAGTAGCCATGGGCGTAGTAACAAGAGGCTGCCTGCAGGGATCAGAGAAGACCCGTTTGATCTGTTCCACGGCCTCCTCCCTCAGCCATGCCCTGCTCTGCTGCTCCAGCTTCATGTGCAACCGCAACGCCACCCGCAGCTCACTACTGCCCTCCTCGCTACCG GAGCTGTTGGACCAACTCCTGTACGTCAGCGTGGTTCAGGCCTGCCTTTCCTGGTCCAGAGAACTGTGGCCAGACAGATCAGCCTGATGGCGTGTGTAG GGAAGGGGCGTTATGGAGAGGTCTGGAGGGGT CAGTGGCAAGGGGAGAACGTGGCTGTGAAAATCTTCTCCTCCCGAGACGAGAGGTCATGGTTCAGAGAGACTGAGATCTACAACACAGTGCTACTGAGACACGAGAACATACTGG GCTTCATGGCGTCAGATATGACGTCTCGGAACTCCAGCACTCAGCTCTGGCTTATCACACATTACCACGACAACGGCTCGCTCTACGACTACCTCCAGAGGGTTCCCGTGGAGACGGGGGAGGGCCTAGCGATGGCGACGTCGGTGGCGTGCGGTTTGGTGCACCTGCACACGGAGATCTTCGGCACCGAGGGGAAGCCGGCCATCGCTCACCGAGACCTGAAGAGCAAGAATATACTGGTGACCAAGGAGCTACGCTGTTGTATAGCTGATCTgg GCCTGGCGGTAACCCACTCCCAGTCAGACAACCAGCTGGATGTAGGAAACAACCCCAAGGTGGGCACCAAGCGCTACATGGCTCCTGAGGTGTTGGATGAGtccatccagacagactgtttTGATGCCTATAAGAGAGTGGACATCTGGGCCTTCGGTCTGGTGCTGTGGGAGATCGCTAGGAGAACCTACAGCAATG GTATTGTGGAGGAGTACAAGCCTCCGTTCTATGACCAGGTGCCTAACGACCCCAGCTTCGAGGACATGAGgaaggtggtgtgtgtggaacAACAACGACCGTTCATCCCCAACCGCTGGTTCTCCGACCCT acCCTGTGTGCCCTGGTGAAACTGATGAAGGAGTGTTGGTACCAGAACCCCTCGGCTCGCCTCACAGCCCTGCGCATCAAAAAGACCCTGAACAAGATCCATAGCTCCCTGGAGAAAGGAAAGAAGTcgtga